The following nucleotide sequence is from Kiritimatiella glycovorans.
ATGACCTCCGGGAAACGGTCGTAGTGACCGGTCTCATGCAGCGCACGAATCAGGTAGTAACAGCCGAAAAAGGAAGCGGGGTCCAGGGAGTCGTCTGCGAGCATGCGATCCACCACCGTCTCCCGCATCGCTTCGGGAACCGCGCCGGCCAGCAGTGCCCAGGCCTGGCCGTACCGGCTCGCGTCCGGTCCGCCGGGGCAGTCCTCGTAGACCCCGCGGTCGGCGTTCCAGAACAAATCATACACGGCGCCGGCGAGGTCTTCCGAACGACGATCGAGCGCATCGGCCCGCTCCGTTTCTCCGACCGCCCGTTCCAGGTCGGCCATCACGCGCAGGGTGTAGACGTACTGGCTGCTGATGATACACGTCGGGCCGCGGTCCCAGCCGGGCGGCTGTCCGCGATCCCAGCGCGGCGACCAGTCCACGATATTCCAGTGCGGGAGCCGCGACGGCAGACCGCGGTCGTCCGTGTGCCGTCCGAACCAGTCCATGATGGACCGCATCGCCGGCATGAGTTCGCGGATCGTGTCCGCATCCCCCGACCACTCGTAATAGTCGCCCGCCATCATGACGGTGTGGAGGCTCCACGACGGGATCACGACCGGGAGCGTGGAGGGATAGCGGCACTGGGTGATGCCCTCGGCCGTAATCGACCAGGCAAAGTGGTGCAGCGCCTGGCGGCTGAGATCCGTCTTGCCGCCCGCCAGCATGTTGATCCGCGAGGTGATCACGTTATCGCCGGGATACTGCATCTGTTCGTAATACGGACAGTCCTCGAACGTTTCATGCGCACACAGGCGGAAGGTTCGCCAGCTTATGTCCGCCATCCGGTTGAATCGCTCGTCCGAACAGGTGAACGACCAGGCCTCGTCTTCGAACGGGTGAGCGCAGAAACGGTACCGCAGCCCCCCCATCGTCACGGGCTCCCCGCCCGTCTTCAGCGTCAGTTCGAGAAACTGGAAGGTGCGCCAGTGGAACGGCTCCCACCTCCGGGCCGCGCCATCCAGCGTGATCTCGTCGTACCACCCCGTCATCGTTCCGCGGTGATCGAACGTCCATCCCGTGGTCTCGTCGGCGTATCCGGTCGAGACGCCGGACATATCGACGGGCCGGCCGAGAATATTCGCGCCGGGCGTGGACCACGGCAGGCGCAGCGCCTCCGCATAGCGCAGGCGGACCGACGCCCCCTGCCCTCCCTCCGTCTCCAGCACCGGATACCCGGTCTGCAACGCGCCGGCGTCGAAGAGCACGGTGACCTCGCTGCGGGCGGGCACTTCCAGGGCCTCGCCCCCGGCGAACCGCCGCCAGGCCTCATCCGGCTCCTCACCGCCCGGGAGAAAAACCTCGCCCGGCAGCCGCGGATCGCTCTCGAACATCGGCGCGGTCATTTCGGGAAGCAGCCCATAGGGCGAAGGCGCATCGCGCCGGTCGTCGAAGCGGGTGCCCGGATAGAGTTCACGCGCCGCGGCCCACTCGCCGTCGTCGAAGGAAGGCTGCGCCCAGCCCGCGGGTTCGGCACGGGCGTCGAAGCGCTCGAAATAGCCGACAAAACCGCCGTAAGGACACCCTTCGTTATGAAAGCTGAAGGCGCGATCGATATCCACCTTCCATTGCGCATCCGTATCGAGCCGCTCGATGTCCGCTCCGGATTCATCCGTGACCGCGCCTTCGAGGATCAGTCCTCCGGCGAAACTCATCACCGAACATGGCGCACCCAGCTCGGGCGGCCAGCAACGAACCGGCGACATATCCATGACCAGCGCGGCGATCACATTTCGCCCGGGCCGCAGGTGCGGGGTCAGGTCGAGTTCGCGATAGCACTGGTGAACCACGTCGCCCTTTGCCGGCCCGCGGTCGACGGAGACGCCGTTGCAGTAGAGCCGGTAGCGGCTGTCAGCCGAGATCGCCGCCGCGCAGCGTTTACCCTCGACCGACTCCAGCTCAAACGTGCGGCGGAAGCGCCGCACCTCGTAGTGCGACGGCGATCCCTTTTCGGGGCGTTCGTGAATGCCTTCCCGCGACCAGATCCACTGCGCGCGCCCGCTTCTGAAACACTCCCCCGCTGAATCTGCTCCGCCCATGTATTCCGTGACCCTCCGTGTTCGCTGCGCTTCGTGCGCAGACGGCAGGCGATCATCCACGACCCGCAGCTCCAGATCCATATCGGATTTCATATTTCGGCTAATGGTTTAGAGGCAATCAGCTATCCGGGAATAAAGAGGGAACTACCGGAATTTTAGTCCGCAAGGTATCATTTAAGGGCGCGATCTCCGGGCGCGCCGGCTTTGCGGACGGCCCGGAGGTCCGTCCCTACCTTCACGCACGGGTTCGGCTTGCGTCTCTCGGGTAGGGCGCGATCTCCGGACGCGCCGGGTCGGACAGATTTCCATAAAAATCTACTCAAGGACCAGAAAAGACTCGTCTGAGTCGGAAATAAACTCTTTGATCGCGTGTTCATGCGCAATCATTCGATCCAAAATCGTATTTGTGGAACAATTGCCGAAACGAACATGTACTACCTTGGGCGGATGCCCTTGCACCATCGAAAGATGCACGAAATCCGAATCCTTTGAGACGATGGTAAACCCATTCTTTGCCGCAAAGACCCAAATCGATTCATCCATTTCGCGCACAAGAGCAAAGTCCCTGATATGCTTCGATCCGGGAAATGAAACCGTCAACCGCTGCACCAGCTTGAATGACAGGTTCTGGTCAAACAGCAGCTTCATGCCACCGCCGCAACCAGTCGCTTTTCCCTTGCCGCCGCGAAGGCCAGACACGCGCGTATATCTTCTTCCGTAAGCTCAGGGAAGTCGTTCAGAATCTCCTGAACGGTCATCCCGGAAGCAAGGTACTCCAGAACGTCTGTCACCGTAATCCGCATGCCACGGATACAAGGCTTACCACAGCGTTTGCCGGTTTCTATGGTGATGATCTTCGTATAATCCATATCGTAAATTCTACCTCGGCGACACCCCTGCGCGCAATCCCATTTTACGACCGCGGCGCAGCGGACAGGTCCTCTCCGCCCCACCCCCGGCCAGTATCCAGATCCCGTTCCACGCCATGGGCTACCGATCTGCCGAGCTGACGAGTACGAATTATGTTCACCCTTGCCCCCCGAACCCACCTTCATGCTCTTGATGGTGAACCCCGATCCCGGCAGCGAGCATTTCCATAACCGTACGGCCCTGAACTCTTGACTTGAGCTGTGGAAATACAGTGGGTAGTTTCACGGTTTGAGCACATTACCTGCGGGCGGGGGACAGCATGCCGGGAACGAGAAAGGTGGCGGTGGTAGTGCCGTGGCACGGCTACGGAGCCCGGGTACTGGCCGGGATTTCGCGGTTCGCCCGGCAGCATCCCCAATGGGTGCTGCACCTCGTGCAGTCCGATTCGCCCGTCCTGTACGACGATCTCAAGGAATGGCAGCCGGACGGGATCATCTCGAGCCTGCTCGATACGGCCGACCCCGTGGAGATCCCTCATTACCGGCGTCCCTGGGTATGCATTCTGGCCCGGCCGGACGACCGGCGGCGGCCGTTTGTGACCATTGATGAAGACGCGGTGGGGAGAATGGCGGCGGAGTATTTCGCCGAGCGCGGGCTCCGGTCGTTCGCGTTCATCGGCAACCGGGAGCATGAGTTCTCCATCCAGCGTGCGGAGGCCTTCGAACACGCGCTCAATGAACAGGGATATGCGTGTGATACCTTTCTCTACCGCACCCGCTTCTACAGTCAGACCCGCCGGGAGCGGGTGAACATCGATCGGCGCAAACGTAAGTGGCTCGAACAAATGGAGAAACCAGCCGCGGTTTTCGCCTGCAATGACTGGGAGGCCTTTCAGTTCATCCAGTTCTGCCGGCAGCAGGAATACCGCGTTCCGGAAGAATTCGCCGTCCTCGGCGCGGGAAACGACGAGATGCTCTGCCACGTCTGCAATCCCCCGATGTCGAGCGTCCGCATCCCCTTCGAGCGTGTAGGGTACGAGGCGGCGGAACTGCTCGACCAGCGACTCGATCAAAGAAAGCAGGAACAGCGCGGTCACGAGCTTCCGCCGATGGGACTGGTCAGCCGGCAGTCCACCGACGTCTTCCGTGTGGGGGACGCCGTGGTGGCCAAGGCGCTCGATTTCATCCGGGAACACCTCACCGAACCGATCAAGGTCGAGGATCTCCTGCGTCACGTCTTTGTGTCCCGCACCCTGCTTGAACGCAAATTCAAGACCGAGCTGGGCCGCACCCCGCTCGTCGAGATCCGCCGACAGCGGATCGTGCGCGCCCGGCAGCTTCTCGCGGACACCGACGAATCGATCCTGGAAATCGCCGAGAAGTGCGGCTTCAGCAGCGATATCCGCCTCAGCACCGTCTTCAAAGAGATCACCGGCCAGTCCCCCTCCCAGTACCGGCGGCGCGTCCGCGTCACGTAGCATCGCTGAAAGCCGTCCACGGGAGAAGAGGACCAGTAGAGTAGAGAGGGAGCCACGGGATGAGAGGCGTATAGCCAATGACCGCGGACTGCCCTCCCCCTCGTCGAACCGGACATGCGGATTTCCCGCATCCGGCTCTCGCGGAAGGCATTTGTTGGATGGTTTCACAGGTAGATCAGTCCCATGTTCTTGAAATGCGCGTAGTAGCTCATACCTTCAGGGGGCCAGTAGCCGCGCTGACTGCGTCGTTTCGCATGTCGCGTGAGACGCTGTCGCACGTATCCATTGACGTGGCGGAATGCCACACGCGGATAACCCAGCGAAAAGTAGTTTGCCCATCCTCGCATTTGCATGTTGAGTTCGTCGATCACCGTCGGCAGAGGTTTGAAGCATTGTTCCGGTCCGGTCATCTCCCGAAGCCGATCACGTTCCCGTTGGAGCGCTTTCCGCGACGGTGTCAGGTTCCAGTACCGGCACGGGCGTCCGCCGAGGTCCCGGTCATAGCGGAAGCTATATCCGAGAAAGTCCAGCGTCTGCCCCGGTTCCCGAGCATCGAGTATCCGGGTCTTGTCCCGGTTGATCTTCAGCCCGAGCCACCCTTCTATCTTGGCTTCGATGAACGCTTCGAGTTGCGGACCGATATACCGGGCGAGGACCACGAAGTCATCGGCGTACCTCACCAGTTTGGCCTTCGCCCACCGTGCCGGTCCGTCTTTGCGGTAAAACACCGCATCGAACCAGTGCAGATAGATGTTGGCCAGAAGCGGCGAAATGACCCCGCCTTGCGGCGTGCCCTTGTCGTTGCGCTTCACGGTCGGCGGTTTGCCTTTCTCCGTTTCCTCTACCGGCGCTTTCAGCCACATTCGGATCAGCTTCAGCACGGACCGGTCGGTGACACGCATCTGCACACAAGCGATGAGCTTGTCGTGTGGAATACTGTCGAAATAGCCGGCCAGATCCGCATCATACACCGCACACCGCCCTTGCCGGAGCTCCTGCCCAATCGCCTTCAACGCATCATGCGCCGAGCGCTCAGGCCGGAACCCATGGGAGCAGTCCTTGAAGTCAGCTTCAAAGATCGGTTCCAATATCAGAACCGTAGCGGTCTGCACGACCCGATCCCGCACCGAGGGTATTCCCAAGGGACGGAGTTTCCCGTTCACCTTCTGGATGTAGACCCGCCGCACTTTTCCAGCACGGTAGGTTCGATCCTTCAGGCTGCGTTCAATATCCGCCAAGAAGGCTTCGACTCCTCCTTGACTCTGTTCGATGTCCTCGATGGTCACACCATCGGGGCCTTCTTTTCCGCCGTTAGCGCGTACATGTTTCCATGCCGCCAGCAGAGTGTCGGCCCGGCCAATGTGGCCATAGAGACTGTAGAAGCGAAACCGCTTCTCCTGTTTGGCCTTCTGACTCAGCTTCTGTCTCAGCGCGGCGAGTTTCGGCGGCAAGAGTCTGTCGTCAATGCGATAGTACTCCGTCGCTTCTTCTGTCATAGGTTTCACCAATCAGTCCCCCGCGCTTCTTACTCAGCTCGTCTTCCGCCGAGACCCCTTCGCTCCACGGGCATTACCCCGCTTCATCACTACTACGAGCCTCTCCGACTCCCGCACGCGATCACCCCCGAGGTTATTGATTCCCCCACGGGCTTGTCGGCTTACCCGACATCACGGCGGGCCTCCCAAGTTCCTGGCTGTTCTTTCTGCGCGCGCCGTCTCTTGTTACCCCGGAGGGCCTTGCCGGTGCATATGACCGTTCCTTCCCGACAAGTGCTGGCTTCATCATATCCGATAGGCTGGCCGCCCTCGACTTGTGTAACGAGGCTGAATCAAGTTCGCTTTCGCTACGGCTCGCGCGTTCGCCTTCCCAGGCTTCGACGCCGGGGTTACCCCCGATCACCGCTGGGTCGGCTACATGTGCAACGATCAATTCACACGACTGACTCCTTTCATTCAGTTAGAAACAGCCAAGCTTTGCTTGGCGCACCGAAGGGCACGGATAATGGGTGAACAGGACTCCGACTCGCTCTGTTATTGAATCGCGCAAAGACGCCGGGCTCGCAGAGGAGTGGAATCGGAAACGTGAACGGGGCGGGGCAGGATCTTATCCGTCGTGTAATCCGTGGTCCTCTTTTTCCTCTGACCACAGTCCGGCCATACCGTGGTATCCGTCGTTCAGCGTTCGGAGCACCTTTCCCCGCGAGTGGAATTTATTAACCCAAACACGCATATGCATATAGCGGCGCCGCGAGTCTCCACGTATCGTGTACGGTGCACTCTTTATGCCGGAACCGGATCGGGAGCGTATGACGGACGGAGAAAAAGACATCGCGGCCTCGGCGGACGCGGCGGGCTGGACAATCGAAGAGCACTCGTACCACCCGGCCCGTGAACCGCTCGGCGGGACGCAGTACTGCATCGGCAACGGCTACATGGGCCTGCGCGGGAGTTACGAGGAACTGGGCACGAAGGACGTCCAGGGGCTCTTCGTGGCCGGGGTCTTCCATCGTCGCCTGCGTAAGCAGTTCTGTCGCGCCGATACCTTCTGCCGCAAGCAATACATCTTCGACGAGGAGGCGATGACCACCCCCGAGGAGATCTGCGAAATCCAGAATCTCCCCGATCCCCTCTTCGTACAGATGCAGGTCCATGACCGCCCGTTCCGTCTCTGGGACGGCGAGCTGCTCGAATACCGCCGCCGGCTCGATCTGCGCACGGGGGAACTGGTGCGCACCGTGCGCCGGGACGACGGCGAGGGGCGCATCACGCGCTTCGAGTTCCGCCGCTTCTGCGGGATGGACCGCCGTCACCTGATCATGCAGCGGATCTGCGTCACGCCCGAGAATCACGATGCCGTCCTCGCCTTCCGTTCGGGCATCGATGCCGGCCTGAACGACACCTGCGAAGACACCATACACGAAGAAGCCGAAGACGGGTTCACGCTCAGGAGCACGCTCCCGAGCACCGGCGTATCGGTGTTCCAGGCCGTGCGGCACCGCATCCTCGCAGACGGCCGGCCGGCCGATCCCGCGTGGTCGCGCGGCGAACGACTGCGCCGGCACACCGCATCCACCCGCCTGGAGGTCGCGAAAGGCGAGACGGTCGTCCTCGAAAAAAGCTGCGCGCTGTACTCGTCGCGGGATCCGGACCTCGACGATCCCGCCGAGGCCGCGGTCGAGCTGGCCGACCGCGCGGCGGCGGAGGGCTACGACGCAGCGTTCGGCTCACACGCCGAGGCCTGGCGGCGTCTCTGGCGCGAGACGGACATCCGCATCGAAAACGGTCCCGACGACCAGCGCATGATCCGGTTTGCGATCTTTCATCTGATCATCGCCTCTCCCCACCCCGACTCTTCGGTGAGCATCGCCGCAAAATCGCTGAGCGGCTACGGCTACGGGGGATGTGTGTTCTGGGACGACGACATCAATCTCGCGCCCTTCTACCAGTGGGCACTCCCGGAATACGCGCGCTCCCACCACCGCTACCGGACCCGGATGCTGGACGCCGCCCGCGAATATGCGCAATCCGAAGGCCGCGAAGGCGCGCGCTACCCGTGGCAGAGTTCGGTCTCGGGCCACGAGCACGCGCCCGTATCCATCAACTGCAGCCGCACCCAGATCCACGTCGTACCCGACGTCGCCCATTCCATCTTCCGCTACGCGGCCACCTCCGGCGACCGCGAATTCCTCTACCGCCACGGGCTGGAAGCGGCCGTGGAGAGCAGCCGCTACATGATGCAGCGCCTGGTCCGCCACGAGGCGGAGGATCGTTACGAGATTCACGGCGTCGGCGGCCCCGACGAGTACCATCCGATCACGAACAACAACGCCTACACCAACTGGACGACGGCGGAGGTGCTGCTCCGCACCGCCGATGCGCTCGACGCACTGCGCGCGGAAGACGCAGACCGCGCGCGAGAACTCGAGGCCCGCCTGCAGCTCCGCGACGGCGAGCCGGCCCGCTGGCGCGAGGCCGGACAGAAAATGTTCCGGCCCGTGGACGAGACGACGGGGCTGATCCCGCAGTGCGACGGGTTCTTCGACCTGCAGGACGACTGGGAGCGCGTGGGTTCGGACTGGGGCGGGCCGGGGGCGGAGTATCATCGCTGCAAGGGGATCAAGCAGCCGGACGTCATCCTGCTGCTCACGCTCTTCCCCGAACAGTTCGAGCGACGGCACTGGGTCGCCAACTGGGATTACTACGAACGATTCATTCTGCACGGCTCGTCGCTCAGCCCCTCTATCCACGCCCTGGCGGCCGCGAAGATCGGCCTCGTCCAGCGCGCGCGGTACTATTTCCGGCTGGCCGGATCGTTCGATTTCGAGGACTACAACAACGACTCGGAAGCAGGTATTCACATCGGCAACTGCGGGGGCCTGTGGCAGGCGGCGATCTACGGGTTCGCCGGGCTGGAATTACGCGGCGACACGCTGTACTTCGACCCCCATCTGCCTGAAGAATGGGGGGCCATTTCGTTCCGCCTGCATTTTCGGGGACAGGCCGTCGATGCCGCGGTCCGGTCAGGCGGGGTCGAGATCCGCGCCGACGAAAGCAATCCGGCCCCGGTTCGCATAGGCGGGTTCGGCCGCACGGATGAAGTGCGCGCCGGTGAGACGAAGGAACTGACCGGCCACGCCTCGTGACGGCCCGTCGTACCAACCTGCGCGTTCCCTGTATACATCGAGTTCAGTACGTAAAAGCGTAAAACCCGGAGGAAGAGGCATGAGATCGATGATGAAAGGCGTGCGAACACGAACGGGCATTATGATCGCTCTGATCGTACTGGGGCTCCAGACGATCTCGCGGGCGGCCGTGAACGCGTCGCTCAAGGCAAACCGGCCGTGGAATTTTATCGTCATCCTGCTCGACGACGCCGGCTGGCGCGACCTCGGGTTTACCGGCAATCCGTACATAGAGACGCCCCACATCGACCGGCTCGCCGAACAGGGCATGATCTTTACCGCGGCCCATGCCACCCACCCCTTTTCCGCTCCCTCGCGCCAGAGCATGCTGACGGGCCAGTGGCCCGCGCGCACGGCCTGGACGCGGCGCGGAGAACTCAACCGCCCCGATATGCCGCGCCCCAATGCGCCCTACTCCCCGACCTGGGCGCCGGCGTGGACCCAACAGCGCCCCGAGTTCGCCAGCATTGCGGAAATGCTCAAGAGCAAGGACTATGCTACCGCCCATATCGGAAAATGGCACTTCGGCAATGTCGGCGGCGACGTGACGCCGGAGAGCGAGGGCTTCGACGTCAATTTCGGCGGCGCGGAGACGACGGGCGCGATTAAGAATTACTTCGCCCCGTTTCAGGGTCTGCCCGGCGACGTGGACTCGAAGCCGGGCGAGTACCTGACCCGCCGACTGACCGATGAGACGCTCGACTTCATTCGCGCGAACCGCGAGCGGCCCTTCTACGTGCAGCTGTGGCATTACGCGCCGCACACCCCGATCATGGCACCCGAAAAAGAAGTGCAGTACTACCGCGAAAAGAAGGAACGAATCGGCGACGCGTCGCTCAACCCCACCTACGCCGCCATGCTTGACGTCGTCGACCAGGGCGTCGGCCGCGTCCTGGAGACGCTGGAGGAACTGGGCATCCGGGATCGGACGGTGATCCTGCTCAGTTCCGATAACGGGGGGCGTGAGCTTTTCGGATCGGTCCCGATCACCTCCGTGGACCCCTACCGCGGCGAGAAACGCTACACTTATCTCGGCGGCTTGCGGGTACCGATGGCCATCCACTGGCCGGGTGCCGTGCAGGGCGCCAGGTCAGATCTCCCCGTGTGCATCATGGATTTCTATCCCACGATTCTCGACATCGCGGGCGTCCCGCTCCCTGAAGAACAGCCCACGGACGGGATCAGCCTGAAACCCCTGCTGACCACCGGACGGCAGCCGGATCTCGGGCGGCGCCCACTCTTCTGGTACAACGTGACCGCGCTGCTGGGCGACGACGCGACCCCGGTCGTTCCGGTCGCCGCGTTGCAGCGCGGCCCCTGGCGTCTGGTACGGAATTTCGGCCTGCCGCCGGAACTCTATCATGTCGGGGACGATCCCGGCGAAAGCCGGAACCTGGCCGACCGGAACCCTGAAGTGCTCGCCGCCCTGCAGAAGACGCTCGCGGGCTGGCTCAAGGACACCGGCATCGCCCTCCCCACACCCAACTCGCAGTACGACCCGGATTACGTCATTCCGCGTCAGGTCTCCGGGGAGATCCTCCCCCGCGACCTCTCCCCCGTACGCGAATGGGAACCCGGTGCAGCGAACAGTTCGTGGCGCGCCCGGCGGATGATCACGCTCGCGCGCGACCGCGGGGTGCTGCGCATGAAATCCGGGGGCGTCTACCCGGTCGCCGGTACGGCGGACGCGGAAGGGCTCACCGCCGGGCGGTATGCCGTGCAGGTGGAACTGAAGGTGGCCACGGGAGGGAGAATCCGGTTCAGCTGCCACGACCGTAAAAGCCGGACCACGACGGTCGAATTCTTCCCGAAGCGGGACGGCTCGTGGCACACGCTCACCGGGGTGTTCGAGATCGGCCACGAGCCGGAATCGTTCAGCCTGGCCGCGCCTACGCATCTCAACATGGGCGGTCACTACGATCCCTCGACCCAACCCGACTACATCGAGGTACGCGCCATCCGGCTCTACAGGATGGCCTACGAATGAGAGCCACCCCATGGCATTGTTTTTTTTATTAAACATCATATGCATATCGATATTCTAAACAGAGCCGGGATTTAGGATTGTGTACGTATTACCGTTTAGGGGGGAACGATCATGAGTCGCAGCCGCAGAGACTTTCTTCGATCTTTGGCCTGGACCGGCGCGGCGGCCGCTGCGTCGGGTACCGCCGCAACGGCGGGACGTCCCACCCGGCCCAACATCGTCCTCCTCTTCGCCGACGACCTCGGTTATGCAGACATCGGGCTGCATGGTGCGCAGGATCTCAAGACCCCGAACATCGATGCCCTCGGCCTGAACGGGATGCAGTTTGAGCAGGGGTATGTGACCTACCCCGCCTGCGGTCCGTCGCGCGCCAGTCTGATGACGGGGCGTCATCACCACCGGATCGGATTCCCGACCAACCCGGACCAGGTGATTCCGACCCGCCCCGGCAATCCGCGCGGGCTCTCGCAGGAGGAAATTACACTGCCCGAGCTGTTAAAGCGCCGGGGCTACGCCACCGGCATGGTCGGCAAGTGGCACCTCGGTCATTCGTTCGACGACCACCCGATCAAGCACGGGTTCGACGAGTTCTACGGCTTCATGGGTTCGCTCTACCGCTACTTCGATCTCGGGAATCTGAAGCCCCCGAAATGCATCATGCGCGGGACCGAGCGCGTCCATGAGAAGGAATACCTGACCTACGCCTTCGCGCGGGAGGCCAACCACTTTATCGCGCGTCACCGCGATGAACCTTTCTTCCTGTACGTGGCTTTCAATGCCGTGCACACGCCGCTGATGGATGATGAGGATCCGGGTCCGGTCGACATTCCGTTGAACGGGGTCGACGATCCCCGCGAGAACCGCAAGACGTACATCAACATGGTCGAAGCGCTCGATACCGCGGTGGGGGATATCCGCGCGAAGCTGCGCGAGGCGGGACTGGAGGAAAACACCCTCGTCTTTTTCATCAGCGATAACGGCGGTGCGCGCAAGACGGGCGCCTACCGTAACGACCCGTTGCGCGACTACAAAGGCACGCTGTTTGAAGGCGGTATCCGCGTTCCCTTCCTCGCGGAATGGCCCGGTACGATCCCCGCCGGCTCGCGGTATCAGCCCGTCGTCTCCTCGATGGACGTCTACGCGACCTGCGCCCGTCTCGCCGGGGCCTCGCTGCCCGGCGACCGCGTCTACGACTCGGCGGATCTGACGCCCGTGCTCGCCGGCCGCAGCGCAAAACCGCTCCATGACGAACCTCTCTTCTGGAAAGCCCAGGGGATGAAAGCGGTGAGGGACGGCGACTGGAAGCTGGTCGTCACCCGCGACGGCAGGCCGCATCTTTACGACATCCGCAATGACATTGGCGAAGAAGTGGATCTCGCCACAGTTTATCCCGAACGAACCCGTACGCTAATGCGCGCATTTGAGCGCTGGGAAGCGACGCTGCCGCCGCCGGACTTCAAGCGGTTTCCCGCCGAAGAATACCGCCGCTGGGAAAAGCGACAGGAGCGCGCCTCCGGATGAAACGCCGCGCCTTCACACTGATCGAACTGCTGGTGGTCATCGCGATCGTCGCCCTGCTGCTCAGCATCCTGTTCCCGCTGATCGAGCAGGGCGTCTCGTTCGCGCGCGACGCGCAGTGCAAATCCAACCTCCGCAATCTGGCCATCGCCCAGAAACAGTATACTGCCGACCACGGCATCCATACCTTCGTCTGGGGCAATAACGATGAAGGCTCGCCCTACGAGGGGATACCGTGGTACGCCCTGCGCTGGGAGCACAGCCTGTTGCCCTATACCAAGGACTCCCCCGGCGACCAGTTCCGCGTCCCCAACTATGAGGTCCTCGAGAAGCTGATGTACGAGGGCGTGTATCGCTGTCCCGAGATTCCCGCCGACACCCCCGATCCGCTCGACGACTCAGGCACCAAGACCTACCGCATGTCCTACTCGATGAACAAGTGGCTCAGCCAGGAAAACTCCAAAGCCCGAAACATCAATGTGTACAGGCACAGCATGTGGAACCCCCAGCTTGTACAGCACCCCGCCAAAACCCTGCTCTATAATCGACAGCCATAACCGGCCCTGGCTTTACTGGAAGGACGACTTTGATCCGGACGAGGAGACGCCCGGGCAGATCGAATACCGCCACGACGGGCACGCCAATATGTGCTTTTACGACGAACACGTGGAAGAGCTTACCGAATATTAGGGACAAATAATTTCCGAGGAAGATCCTTCGCGGGGGACGCACTATAACTACGAGGTCGATTCACGGGTCTATCTGATCCGCCATCGCTGAGCGGATAGTTCCCTTTTTGCAGACGCCGCGAAGAATACGGATGACACCACCGCGTAAGAACGAGTAGACAAGCACGATGAACCGGATCACGCGACGATCGTTCAATGCCGGAGCCCTCACGCTGCCCGCGCTCGCTGCGGCGGTGTCGGACGAACGCGGTCGTCGGCCTAACATCCTCTGGATCACGGCGGAGGACATGGGTCCTCATCTCGGAGCGTACGGGGACGCCTGCGCGAAGACGCCCCGGCTCGACCGCCTCGCCGGGGAGGGCATGCTGTTTCTGCGCTGTTTCAGCAATGCGCCGGTCTGCGGGCCGGCGCGCTCCACACTCATTACCGGCCGCTATCCGCCGTCGCTCGGAAGCCAGAACATGCGCACCCGCGTTCCGTTCGCCGGACGCACCTTCAGCGGAATGCTTCGCGAACACGGCTACTACTGCTCCAACCATCATAAGGAGGATTACCACTTCCCCACCCCGCCGGAGGCGTGGGACGACAGTTCGCGCG
It contains:
- a CDS encoding prepilin-type N-terminal cleavage/methylation domain-containing protein — translated: MKRRAFTLIELLVVIAIVALLLSILFPLIEQGVSFARDAQCKSNLRNLAIAQKQYTADHGIHTFVWGNNDEGSPYEGIPWYALRWEHSLLPYTKDSPGDQFRVPNYEVLEKLMYEGVYRCPEIPADTPDPLDDSGTKTYRMSYSMNKWLSQENSKARNINVYRHSMWNPQLVQHPAKTLLYNRQP